The Enterobacter asburiae genome window below encodes:
- the yidZ gene encoding HTH-type transcriptional regulator YidZ, producing the protein MKKPISSLDLNLLLCLQLLLQERSVTKAAKRMNVTPSAVSKSLAKLRDWFDDPLFVKTPLGLLPTPLTVSLEQDLADWMQIGNQILDKFHHDSPGGLTFVLAAETPLMLIRFNALLEQVNQRYPQATVKMRHWDYDSLDAITRGEVDLGFTGRETHPRSRELLKLMPWFIDYEILFSDRPCVYLREDHPALQDEWNLETFLRYPHISIFWERSDTWALDEVLKEMGRERNIAMSVPGFEQSMFMAAQPGHNYIATAPHYCHHYNQLHQRKLIALPIPIDEAQAEKLTVPFTLIWHKRNSHNPKILWLRETIKALYGASDPIFA; encoded by the coding sequence ATGAAGAAGCCCATCAGCAGTCTCGATCTTAACCTGTTGCTGTGCCTGCAGCTTTTGCTGCAGGAGCGCAGCGTCACCAAAGCGGCAAAACGGATGAACGTGACGCCGTCTGCGGTGAGTAAATCGCTGGCCAAGCTGCGTGACTGGTTTGACGACCCGCTGTTTGTCAAAACGCCGTTGGGGCTGCTGCCGACCCCGCTGACGGTAAGCCTGGAGCAGGATCTGGCCGACTGGATGCAAATCGGCAATCAGATCCTCGATAAATTCCACCATGATTCCCCGGGCGGCCTAACGTTCGTGCTGGCCGCCGAAACGCCGTTGATGCTGATCCGCTTTAACGCCCTGCTGGAGCAGGTGAACCAGCGCTATCCGCAGGCTACGGTGAAGATGCGTCACTGGGATTACGACTCGCTGGACGCCATTACGCGTGGAGAGGTGGATCTGGGATTCACCGGACGCGAAACGCACCCGCGCTCGCGTGAATTGCTGAAGCTAATGCCGTGGTTCATCGACTATGAGATCCTGTTCAGCGACCGTCCGTGCGTGTATCTGCGTGAGGATCATCCCGCGCTACAGGACGAATGGAACCTCGAAACCTTCCTGCGCTACCCGCACATCAGCATCTTCTGGGAACGCAGCGACACCTGGGCGCTGGACGAAGTGCTAAAGGAGATGGGTCGGGAGAGAAACATTGCCATGAGCGTGCCGGGCTTTGAGCAGTCGATGTTTATGGCAGCGCAGCCCGGTCACAACTATATCGCCACGGCTCCGCACTACTGCCATCACTACAATCAACTCCACCAGCGGAAGCTGATCGCGCTGCCCATTCCCATTGACGAAGCGCAGGCTGAAAAGCTTACCGTTCCCTTCACGCTGATCTGGCATAAACGGAACAGCCATAATCCGAAAATCCTCTGGCTGCGGGAAACCATCAAGGCGCTGTACGGTGCCAGCGATCCAATTTTTGCCTAA
- a CDS encoding MFS transporter: MARFLFCSFALVLLYPSGIDMYLVGLPHIARDLDASEAQLHIAFSAYLAGMASSMVFAGKIADKAGRQPVAITGAIIFALASLLCSQAQNSTVFLAGRFIQGIGAGGCYVVAFAILRDTLSAQRRAKVLSMLNGITCIIPVLAPVVGYLIMLKFPWQSLFWTMAAMGALVFILSIAVLKETHPGSQNTGHTATIHPAEKLLNRFFLSRLAVTTLSVAVILTYVNVSPVLLMETMGFDRGEYSTVMALTAMVSMAVSFSTPFALNVFSQRALMLTSQVLFLTAGAILATASSHVVMLAGITLICAGFSVGFGVAMSQALGPFSLRAGVASSVLGIAQVCGSSLWIWLAAVIGLNALNMLIGVLIGCSILCITLLMVIQPAAHYEEAHQQSRS; the protein is encoded by the coding sequence ATGGCGCGTTTTCTGTTTTGTAGTTTTGCATTAGTTCTGCTTTATCCGTCTGGCATTGATATGTATCTGGTGGGATTGCCGCACATCGCCCGCGATCTGGATGCCAGCGAAGCGCAGCTGCACATCGCGTTTTCGGCCTACCTCGCGGGGATGGCGTCGTCGATGGTGTTTGCCGGGAAGATCGCGGATAAGGCAGGCCGTCAGCCTGTCGCCATAACGGGTGCCATCATTTTTGCCCTGGCCTCTCTTCTCTGCTCACAGGCGCAGAACAGCACCGTGTTCCTGGCCGGACGGTTTATCCAGGGCATTGGAGCCGGTGGCTGCTACGTCGTCGCTTTTGCCATTTTGCGCGATACCCTAAGCGCCCAGCGTCGCGCTAAGGTGCTTTCGATGCTGAACGGTATTACCTGCATCATCCCGGTGCTGGCCCCGGTCGTGGGATATCTGATCATGCTGAAATTTCCGTGGCAGAGCCTGTTCTGGACCATGGCGGCGATGGGCGCGCTGGTGTTTATCCTGTCCATCGCCGTGCTGAAAGAGACCCACCCGGGCTCGCAGAATACCGGTCATACCGCAACCATTCACCCAGCCGAGAAGCTGCTTAACCGCTTTTTCCTCAGTCGTCTGGCCGTGACCACGTTAAGCGTGGCGGTGATCCTGACCTATGTAAACGTTTCCCCTGTTTTACTGATGGAAACCATGGGCTTCGATCGGGGTGAGTATTCAACGGTGATGGCATTAACCGCCATGGTCAGTATGGCGGTCTCGTTCTCCACCCCGTTTGCGCTAAATGTTTTCAGCCAGCGCGCGTTGATGCTGACCTCACAGGTTTTATTCCTCACGGCTGGCGCGATCCTGGCAACCGCCAGCTCACATGTGGTGATGCTGGCGGGTATTACCCTCATTTGCGCCGGGTTCTCGGTTGGCTTTGGCGTGGCGATGAGTCAGGCGCTTGGCCCCTTCTCGCTGCGGGCAGGCGTGGCAAGCTCGGTGCTGGGAATTGCGCAGGTCTGCGGCTCGTCGCTGTGGATTTGGCTGGCGGCGGTCATCGGGCTTAACGCGCTGAATATGCTGATCGGGGTTCTGATTGGCTGTAGCATACTGTGCATCACCTTACTTATGGTCATCCAGCCCGCGGCGCATTATGAAGAAGCCCATCAGCAGTCTCGATCTTAA
- the pstA gene encoding phosphate ABC transporter permease PstA: MATLEMQATAELAESRRKMQARRRMKNRIALSLSMATMAFGLFWLVWILFSTVVRGIDGMSLSLFTEMTPPPNTAGGGLANALAGSGLLILWATVFGTPLGIMAGIYLAEYGRKSWLAEVIRFINDILLSAPSIVVGLFVYTVVVAQMEHFSGWAGVIALALLQVPIVIRTTENMLKLVPDSLREAAYALGTPKWKMISAITLKASVSGIMTGILLAVARIAGETAPLLFTSLSNQFWSTDMMQPIANLPVTIFKFAMSPFAEWQQLAWAGVLIITLCVLLLNILARVIFAKKKHG, translated from the coding sequence ATGGCCACTCTCGAAATGCAAGCTACCGCTGAACTGGCGGAATCCCGCCGTAAAATGCAGGCCAGACGCCGCATGAAAAACCGTATTGCCCTGTCGCTCTCTATGGCAACGATGGCATTCGGCCTGTTCTGGCTGGTCTGGATCCTCTTCTCGACGGTCGTTCGCGGGATTGACGGGATGTCACTGTCGCTGTTCACCGAAATGACGCCGCCGCCGAACACGGCGGGTGGTGGCCTGGCGAATGCCCTGGCGGGCAGCGGCCTGCTGATCCTGTGGGCGACGGTCTTCGGCACGCCGCTGGGCATCATGGCGGGCATCTACCTGGCAGAATACGGTCGTAAATCCTGGCTGGCGGAAGTGATTCGCTTCATCAACGACATTCTGCTGTCAGCCCCGTCAATCGTCGTGGGTCTGTTTGTTTACACCGTGGTGGTGGCGCAGATGGAACACTTCTCCGGCTGGGCGGGTGTGATTGCCCTGGCGCTGCTGCAGGTGCCGATTGTTATTCGTACCACCGAGAACATGCTGAAACTGGTGCCGGACAGCCTGCGTGAAGCGGCTTATGCGCTGGGTACGCCGAAATGGAAGATGATCTCTGCGATTACGCTGAAGGCGTCTGTCTCCGGGATCATGACCGGTATCCTGCTGGCGGTTGCGCGTATCGCGGGTGAAACGGCGCCGCTGTTGTTTACGTCCCTCTCCAATCAGTTCTGGAGCACGGACATGATGCAGCCGATCGCCAACCTGCCGGTGACGATCTTTAAATTTGCGATGAGCCCATTCGCGGAATGGCAGCAGCTGGCCTGGGCCGGGGTGCTGATCATTACCCTTTGCGTACTGTTGCTGAACATTCTGGCGCGCGTCATTTTCGCGAAGAAGAAACACGGTTAA
- the pstB gene encoding phosphate ABC transporter ATP-binding protein PstB, protein MSMVDTAPGKIQVRDLNFYYGKFHALKNINLDIAKNQVTAFIGPSGCGKSTLLRTFNKMYSLYPEQRAEGEIILDGENILTQAQDIALLRAKVGMVFQKPTPFPMSIYDNIAFGVRLFEKLSRADMDERVQWALTKAALWNETKDKLHQSGYSLSGGQQQRLCIARGIAIRPEVLLLDEPCSALDPISTGRIEELITELKQDYTVVIVTHNMQQAARCSDHTAFMYLGELIEFSDTDALFTRPAKKQTEDYITGRYG, encoded by the coding sequence ATGAGTATGGTTGATACTGCCCCGGGTAAGATTCAGGTTCGTGATTTGAACTTCTACTACGGCAAATTCCATGCCCTGAAGAACATCAACCTGGATATCGCGAAGAACCAGGTCACGGCATTTATCGGTCCGTCCGGCTGCGGAAAATCCACGCTGCTGCGTACCTTTAACAAAATGTATTCGCTCTATCCGGAGCAGCGTGCTGAAGGTGAAATCATCCTGGACGGTGAAAACATTCTGACCCAGGCTCAGGATATCGCCCTGCTGCGCGCCAAAGTGGGGATGGTGTTCCAGAAACCAACGCCGTTCCCGATGTCTATTTATGACAACATCGCGTTTGGCGTGCGTCTGTTTGAAAAACTCTCCCGTGCCGATATGGACGAGCGCGTGCAGTGGGCTTTGACCAAGGCCGCATTATGGAACGAAACCAAAGATAAGTTGCACCAGAGCGGTTACTCTCTCTCCGGCGGTCAGCAGCAGCGTCTGTGCATTGCGCGCGGTATTGCTATTCGCCCGGAAGTGCTGCTGCTGGATGAGCCGTGTTCAGCGCTGGACCCGATCTCAACCGGCCGTATTGAAGAGCTGATCACCGAGCTGAAGCAGGATTACACCGTGGTTATCGTGACCCATAACATGCAGCAGGCTGCACGTTGTTCCGATCACACGGCGTTTATGTACCTGGGCGAGTTGATTGAGTTCAGCGATACGGACGCGCTGTTCACCAGGCCCGCGAAGAAACAAACCGAAGATTATATTACTGGCCGCTACGGTTGA
- the phoU gene encoding phosphate signaling complex protein PhoU: protein MDNLNLNKHISGQFNAELESIRTQVMTMGGMVEQQLSDAITAMHNQDSELAKRVIEGDKNVNMMEVAIDEACVRIIAKRQPTASDLRLVMAIIKTIAELERIGDVADKICRTALEKFSQQHQPLLVSLESLGRHTVQMLHDVLDAFARMDLDEAVRIYREDKKVDQEYEGIVRQLMTYMMEDSRTIPSVLTALFCARSIERIGDRCQNICEYIFYFVKGHDFRHVGGDELDKLLAGKDPKE from the coding sequence ATGGACAACCTCAATCTTAATAAACACATTTCCGGCCAGTTCAACGCAGAGCTGGAAAGCATTCGCACCCAGGTAATGACCATGGGCGGCATGGTCGAGCAGCAGCTTTCTGATGCGATTACGGCAATGCACAACCAGGACAGCGAGCTGGCGAAGCGCGTTATTGAAGGCGACAAAAACGTCAACATGATGGAAGTCGCTATCGACGAGGCCTGCGTGCGCATTATCGCGAAACGTCAGCCGACGGCGAGCGACCTGCGCCTGGTGATGGCGATCATCAAAACCATCGCCGAGCTGGAGCGTATTGGTGACGTTGCGGATAAAATCTGCCGCACCGCGCTGGAGAAGTTCTCACAGCAGCACCAGCCGCTGCTGGTGAGCCTGGAGTCGCTGGGCCGCCACACCGTGCAGATGCTGCACGACGTGCTGGATGCCTTTGCGCGTATGGATCTGGACGAAGCGGTGCGTATCTACCGTGAAGACAAGAAGGTCGACCAGGAGTATGAAGGCATCGTGCGTCAGCTGATGACCTACATGATGGAAGATTCACGTACCATCCCAAGCGTACTGACTGCCCTGTTCTGCGCGCGCTCCATCGAGCGTATCGGCGACCGCTGCCAGAACATTTGCGAATACATCTTCTACTTCGTGAAAGGTCATGACTTCCGTCACGTGGGCGGCGACGAGCTGGACAAGCTGCTGGCGGGTAAAGATCCGAAAGAGTGA
- the adeP gene encoding adenine permease AdeP — protein MSQQHTTQTSGQGLLERVFKLREHGTTARTEVIAGFTTFLTMVYIVFVNPQILGVAGMDTSAVFVTTCLIAALGSILMGVFANLPVALAPAMGLNAFFAFVVVQAMGLPWQVGMGAIFWGAVGLLLLTIFRVRYWMIANIPVSLRVGITSGIGLFIGMMGLKNAGVIVANPDTLVSIGHLTSHNVLLGVLGFFIIAILASRNIHAAVLVSIVVTTLLGWMLGDVHYNGIVSAPPSVSTVIGHVDLAGSLNLGLAGVIFSFMLVNLFDSSGTLIGVTDKAGLADEKGKFPRMKQALFVDSVSSVTGAFIGTSSVTAYIESSSGVSVGGRTGLTAVVVGILFLLVIFLSPLAGMVPPYAAAGALIYVGVLMTSSLSRVKWDDLTEAVPAFITAVMMPFSFSITEGIALGFISYCVMKIGTGRFRDLSPCVIVVALLFVLKIVFIDAK, from the coding sequence ATGAGTCAACAACACACTACCCAGACATCTGGTCAGGGTCTGCTTGAGCGCGTTTTTAAACTGCGCGAGCACGGCACAACGGCACGCACCGAAGTGATCGCTGGTTTCACCACCTTCCTGACGATGGTCTATATCGTTTTTGTGAACCCTCAAATTCTGGGCGTCGCTGGCATGGATACCAGCGCCGTCTTTGTAACCACCTGCCTGATTGCGGCCCTTGGCAGCATTCTGATGGGTGTGTTCGCTAACCTGCCGGTTGCGCTGGCACCGGCGATGGGCCTGAATGCGTTCTTCGCGTTCGTTGTCGTTCAGGCGATGGGGCTGCCGTGGCAGGTTGGCATGGGCGCCATCTTCTGGGGCGCGGTTGGCCTGCTGCTGCTGACCATTTTCCGCGTGCGTTACTGGATGATTGCAAACATTCCCGTGAGTCTGCGCGTGGGCATTACCAGCGGTATTGGTCTGTTCATCGGTATGATGGGGCTGAAAAACGCCGGCGTTATCGTGGCAAACCCGGATACGCTGGTGAGCATCGGCCACCTGACTTCTCATAACGTGCTGCTGGGCGTGCTGGGCTTCTTTATCATCGCGATCCTGGCTTCCCGCAATATTCACGCGGCGGTGCTGGTGTCTATCGTTGTCACCACCCTGCTGGGCTGGATGCTGGGCGACGTTCACTATAACGGTATCGTCTCCGCGCCACCGAGCGTCTCTACCGTGATTGGTCACGTCGATCTGGCGGGTTCCCTGAACCTGGGCCTGGCGGGCGTGATTTTCTCCTTCATGCTGGTCAACCTGTTTGACTCCTCCGGCACGCTGATTGGCGTGACCGACAAAGCGGGTCTGGCGGATGAAAAAGGCAAATTCCCGCGCATGAAGCAGGCGCTGTTTGTGGATAGCGTCTCCTCTGTGACCGGTGCTTTTATCGGAACCTCGTCCGTTACCGCGTACATTGAATCTTCTTCCGGCGTGTCCGTGGGCGGCCGTACCGGCCTGACGGCGGTGGTCGTGGGTATTCTGTTCCTGCTGGTGATCTTCCTCTCTCCGCTGGCGGGTATGGTTCCACCGTATGCGGCAGCCGGCGCGCTGATCTATGTGGGTGTGCTGATGACCTCCAGCCTGTCACGCGTGAAGTGGGATGATTTAACCGAAGCGGTGCCGGCGTTTATTACCGCCGTGATGATGCCGTTCAGCTTCTCGATTACCGAAGGTATCGCGCTGGGCTTTATCTCTTACTGCGTAATGAAGATCGGTACCGGCCGCTTCCGCGACCTCAGCCCGTGCGTCATCGTTGTGGCGCTGCTGTTTGTGCTGAAGATTGTGTTTATTGACGCCAAATAA
- the mnmE gene encoding tRNA uridine-5-carboxymethylaminomethyl(34) synthesis GTPase MnmE has protein sequence MSHNDTIVAQATPPGRGGVGILRISGLKAREVAEAVLGKLPKPRYADYLPFKDTDGTPLDQGIALWFPGPNSFTGEDVLELQGHGGPVILDLLLKRILTLPGLRIAKPGEFSERAFLNDKLDLAQAEAIADLIDASSEQAARSALNSLQGAFSARVNHLVEALTHLRIYVEAAIDFPDEEIDFLSDGKIEAQLNQVMADLDAVRAEARQGSLLREGMKVVIAGRPNAGKSSLLNALAGREAAIVTDIAGTTRDVLREHIHIDGMPLHIIDTAGLRDASDEVERIGIERAWQEIEQADRVLFMVDGTTTDAVDPAEIWPDFIARLPAKLPITVVRNKADVTGETLGISDVNGHSLIRLSARTGEGVDDLRNHLKQSMGFDTSMEGGFLARRRHLQALEEAANHLVQGKAQLIGAWAGELLAEELRLAQQNLSEITGEFTSDDLLGRIFSSFCIGK, from the coding sequence ATGAGCCATAACGACACTATCGTCGCCCAGGCAACCCCACCGGGACGCGGTGGTGTAGGCATTCTGCGCATCTCCGGCCTGAAGGCGCGCGAGGTGGCCGAAGCGGTGCTGGGTAAACTGCCAAAGCCGCGCTACGCTGATTACCTGCCGTTTAAAGATACCGACGGCACGCCGCTGGACCAGGGCATTGCGCTGTGGTTCCCCGGCCCGAACTCTTTCACCGGCGAAGACGTGCTGGAGCTGCAGGGACACGGCGGCCCGGTTATCCTCGACCTGCTGTTAAAACGTATTCTGACCCTGCCTGGCCTGCGCATTGCGAAGCCGGGCGAGTTCTCCGAGCGAGCCTTCCTCAACGACAAGCTCGACCTTGCGCAGGCAGAAGCGATTGCAGACCTGATCGACGCCAGTTCCGAACAGGCGGCTCGCTCCGCGCTTAACTCGCTGCAGGGGGCATTCTCCGCCCGCGTGAATCATCTTGTGGAAGCACTTACTCACCTGAGGATCTACGTGGAAGCGGCTATCGACTTCCCGGATGAGGAGATTGACTTCCTCTCTGACGGTAAAATCGAAGCGCAGCTCAACCAGGTGATGGCCGATCTCGACGCCGTGCGTGCCGAAGCGCGCCAGGGCAGCCTGCTGCGTGAAGGGATGAAGGTAGTTATTGCCGGACGCCCTAACGCCGGGAAATCGAGCCTGCTGAACGCCCTGGCAGGCCGTGAAGCGGCGATCGTCACCGACATTGCCGGCACCACCCGCGACGTGCTGCGCGAGCATATCCACATCGACGGGATGCCGCTGCATATCATTGATACCGCCGGCCTGCGCGATGCCAGCGACGAAGTGGAGCGCATCGGTATCGAACGCGCCTGGCAGGAGATTGAGCAGGCCGACCGCGTGCTATTTATGGTGGACGGCACCACGACCGACGCCGTGGACCCGGCTGAGATCTGGCCGGACTTTATCGCCCGCCTTCCGGCCAAATTGCCAATCACCGTGGTGCGTAACAAAGCGGACGTCACCGGCGAAACGCTGGGCATCAGCGATGTGAATGGTCACTCACTGATTCGCCTGTCGGCGCGTACCGGTGAAGGCGTTGACGACCTGCGCAACCATCTCAAGCAGAGCATGGGTTTTGACACCAGCATGGAAGGCGGCTTCCTGGCGCGTCGTCGTCACCTGCAGGCGCTGGAAGAGGCGGCAAACCACCTTGTTCAGGGTAAAGCGCAGCTGATCGGCGCGTGGGCGGGCGAACTGCTGGCGGAAGAGCTGCGCCTGGCGCAGCAGAATCTGAGCGAAATCACCGGGGAGTTTACGTCGGACGATCTGCTGGGAAGGATCTTCTCGAGCTTCTGTATCGGTAAGTAA
- the yieH gene encoding 6-phosphogluconate phosphatase has protein sequence MSGIEAVFFDCDGTLVDSEVICSRAYVTMFQEFGITLELEEVFKRFKGVKLYEIIDIINEEHGVDLAKADLEPVYRAEVARLFDSELEVISGANALLDAMTVPVCVVSNGPVSKMQHSLGKLEMLHHFPEKLFSGYDIQRWKPDPALMFHAAKAMNVNVENCILVDDSSAGAQSGIDAGMEVFYFCADPHNKPIDHPNVTTFTDLAQLPELWKARGWNITR, from the coding sequence ATGTCCGGAATTGAAGCTGTATTTTTCGACTGCGACGGTACGCTGGTCGACAGTGAGGTCATTTGTTCCCGCGCGTATGTCACTATGTTCCAGGAATTTGGCATTACGCTGGAACTCGAAGAGGTGTTTAAACGCTTTAAGGGCGTGAAGCTCTACGAGATCATCGACATCATTAACGAAGAACACGGCGTGGATCTGGCGAAAGCGGATCTGGAACCGGTGTACCGCGCCGAGGTCGCACGCCTGTTCGACTCCGAGCTGGAGGTTATCTCTGGGGCTAACGCGTTGCTGGATGCGATGACGGTGCCAGTCTGCGTCGTCTCTAACGGCCCGGTCAGCAAAATGCAGCACTCGCTGGGCAAGCTTGAGATGTTGCACCATTTCCCGGAAAAACTGTTCAGCGGCTACGATATCCAGCGCTGGAAGCCAGACCCGGCGCTGATGTTCCATGCGGCAAAAGCGATGAACGTCAACGTAGAAAACTGCATTCTGGTGGATGACTCGTCTGCGGGCGCGCAGTCGGGGATTGATGCGGGGATGGAGGTGTTTTACTTCTGCGCCGACCCGCACAACAAGCCGATCGATCATCCCAACGTGACGACCTTTACCGATCTGGCGCAGTTGCCTGAATTGTGGAAAGCACGCGGATGGAATATTACGCGTTAA
- the pstC gene encoding phosphate ABC transporter permease PstC: protein MAATKPAFNPPGKKGDMIFSALVKLAALIVLLLLGGIIVSLIFSSWPSIQKFGFSFLWTKEWDAPNDIYGALVPIYGTLVTSFIALLIAVPVSFGIALFLTELAPGWLRRPLGIAIELLAAIPSIVYGMWGLFIFAPLFATYFQEPVGNVLSAIPFVGALFSGPAFGIGILAAGVILAIMIIPYIAAVMRDVFEQTPVMMKESAYGIGCTTWEVIWRIVLPFTKNGVIGGVMLGLGRALGETMAVTFIIGNTYQLDSASLYMPGNSITSALANEFAEAESGLHVAALMELGLILFVITFIVLAISKLMIMRLAKNEGAR from the coding sequence ATGGCTGCAACCAAGCCTGCATTTAACCCTCCGGGTAAAAAAGGTGACATGATTTTCAGCGCGCTGGTGAAACTGGCTGCGCTGATTGTGCTATTGCTGCTGGGCGGCATTATCGTGTCTCTGATTTTCTCCTCATGGCCGAGCATTCAGAAATTCGGTTTTTCCTTCCTGTGGACCAAAGAGTGGGACGCGCCGAACGACATCTACGGTGCCCTGGTGCCGATTTACGGCACGCTGGTGACCTCGTTCATCGCCCTGCTGATTGCGGTTCCGGTGAGCTTTGGTATTGCCCTGTTCCTGACGGAGCTGGCGCCGGGCTGGCTGCGACGCCCGCTGGGTATTGCCATCGAACTGCTGGCGGCTATTCCAAGTATCGTTTACGGCATGTGGGGCCTGTTCATCTTTGCTCCGCTGTTCGCCACGTATTTCCAGGAACCGGTCGGTAACGTGCTTTCCGCCATTCCGTTTGTGGGTGCCCTGTTCTCTGGCCCGGCTTTCGGTATCGGCATTCTGGCGGCAGGTGTAATCCTCGCCATCATGATTATTCCGTACATTGCGGCGGTTATGCGCGATGTCTTCGAACAAACGCCGGTGATGATGAAAGAGTCGGCCTACGGCATCGGCTGCACCACCTGGGAAGTTATCTGGCGCATTGTCCTTCCGTTCACCAAAAATGGGGTGATCGGGGGCGTGATGCTGGGCTTAGGTCGTGCGCTGGGTGAAACCATGGCGGTCACCTTTATCATCGGTAACACCTACCAGCTCGACAGCGCGTCGCTCTACATGCCGGGTAACAGTATTACCTCGGCGCTGGCGAATGAATTTGCGGAAGCGGAATCCGGGCTGCACGTGGCGGCGCTGATGGAGCTGGGTCTGATTCTGTTCGTTATCACCTTCATTGTTCTGGCGATTTCCAAGCTGATGATTATGCGCCTCGCTAAAAATGAGGGAGCACGCTAA
- a CDS encoding NADPH-dependent FMN reductase, whose protein sequence is MSDTLKVVTLLGSLRKGSFNGMVARTLPQLAPAGMEISALPSIGDIPLYDADVQQEEGFPQSVEALAEQIRQADGVVIVTPEYNYSVPGGLKNAIDWLSRLPEQPLAGKPVLIQTSSMGAIGGARCQYHLRQILVFLDAMVMNKPEFMGGVIQNKVDPQTGEVVDQSTRDHLSGQLTAFGDYIKRVKA, encoded by the coding sequence ATGTCTGATACGTTGAAAGTAGTTACGTTACTGGGAAGCCTGCGCAAAGGTTCATTTAACGGGATGGTTGCCCGCACGCTGCCACAGCTGGCACCGGCAGGAATGGAAATTAGCGCCCTGCCGTCTATTGGCGATATTCCGCTGTATGACGCTGACGTACAGCAGGAAGAGGGTTTTCCGCAGAGCGTTGAGGCGCTGGCAGAGCAGATCCGCCAGGCCGACGGCGTGGTCATCGTCACGCCGGAGTATAACTATTCGGTTCCGGGTGGCCTGAAGAATGCCATCGACTGGCTGTCTCGTTTACCTGAGCAGCCGCTGGCAGGCAAGCCGGTGCTGATCCAGACCAGCTCAATGGGCGCCATTGGCGGCGCGCGCTGCCAGTATCATCTGCGCCAGATCCTGGTATTCCTGGATGCGATGGTCATGAACAAGCCGGAATTTATGGGTGGTGTAATTCAGAACAAGGTCGACCCGCAAACGGGTGAAGTGGTGGATCAGAGCACGCGCGATCATCTGTCTGGCCAACTGACGGCGTTTGGGGATTATATTAAGCGGGTGAAGGCGTAG
- a CDS encoding 4'-phosphopantetheinyl transferase family protein: MATHFARGILTEGRLVSARISSACHSEALTLPEHRRTRYLASRALLAELLFMLYGTSELPDIITQPEGRPVFADPDLPRFSIAYAGNIIGVALTTEGDCGLDMELQRATRSFHGGNAHEDYPLSSNEKLWVRNQNDPVEARAQLITLRQSIRKLCGCASDDASLLQLLPGSGRLRATQATLVEALSDAEDVLIWSIAVTPAIERMKIWEFDSQQGWRSLPDVPERANEPAARLMRLTSLPAEKAFTLS; this comes from the coding sequence ATGGCTACGCACTTTGCAAGAGGGATACTTACGGAAGGACGTCTCGTATCGGCAAGAATTTCTTCAGCCTGTCACAGTGAAGCACTCACTCTCCCGGAACACCGCAGAACGCGGTATTTAGCGTCCAGAGCGCTTCTCGCAGAACTGCTGTTTATGCTGTACGGCACCAGCGAGCTGCCGGACATCATTACCCAACCCGAAGGCCGCCCGGTCTTTGCCGACCCGGACCTCCCTCGTTTTTCGATTGCCTACGCGGGCAATATCATTGGCGTCGCGCTGACCACCGAAGGGGATTGTGGGCTGGATATGGAACTCCAGCGCGCGACGCGCAGCTTCCATGGCGGTAATGCGCATGAAGACTATCCGCTCTCGAGCAATGAGAAGCTGTGGGTACGCAACCAGAACGATCCTGTCGAAGCCAGAGCCCAGCTCATTACCTTGCGCCAGAGCATTCGCAAGCTCTGTGGATGCGCCTCAGACGACGCCAGCCTGCTGCAGCTGCTTCCAGGCTCCGGACGTCTGCGTGCCACTCAGGCTACGCTGGTAGAGGCACTCAGCGACGCAGAGGATGTGCTCATTTGGTCCATTGCGGTTACCCCCGCCATCGAACGCATGAAAATCTGGGAATTTGACAGCCAACAGGGATGGCGTAGCCTTCCTGATGTGCCCGAGCGCGCCAACGAGCCCGCTGCACGCCTGATGCGTTTAACCAGTTTACCGGCAGAAAAAGCATTCACCCTTAGCTGA